Proteins encoded in a region of the Leopardus geoffroyi isolate Oge1 chromosome E2, O.geoffroyi_Oge1_pat1.0, whole genome shotgun sequence genome:
- the LOC123578635 gene encoding zinc finger protein 260-like, with protein sequence MASPQELLTFKDVAIEFSQEEWGFLNHSQRELYRDVMLENYGHLLLLGLVSKPDLVNFLEQKKEAWDVNGKGTVATHLSAVSSHGTLSFLPKSCIEASFQNKSMGRCKHSTLENLHLMIDWDNDGESEGHQGYHEGHIQTETSAHNKNLSAQNGEEYKAFWKNLFKSSTSAAPCVSVSKNSNQVLKHTYLWNENLEDVETYLVNAENNYLNYFENRIILTFQSNISESQRFQDEEKSAKWHKFGRSFTEQMTPQTYQSTYNEDTIVQCSQYEKKFNHTSNVNKHLRSHFPEKHFEYNKCGEDFYQSSKLIIHNKNKYMRENPHKYNEYEKALHQFSNVGDHQRTHVGKNTYRCHKPGNMFSQSSRLTIHKTIETGENRYICKECGKTFDSHSKPTQHQQILTGEKPYKCEECGKAFKDGSSLNGHRRIHTGEKHYKCKECGKAFTHRSSLTQHHRIHTGEKPYRCKECGKAFNQYSKVIQHHRIHTGEKPYKCKKCGKAFNLHSNLTQHHRIHTGEKPYQCKECGKAFNQHSHLTQHHRIHTGEKPYKCIECGKAFKRHSNLIQHHRIHTGEKPYKCKECGKVFNGYSQLTIHHRIHTGEKPYDCKKCGKAFKHQSNLTQHHRIHTGEKPYDCKECGKAFNQHSNLIRHQRIHII encoded by the exons ATGGCCAGTCCTCAG GAACTGCTGACCTTCAAGGATGTGGCCATAGAATTCTCTCAGGAAGAGTGGGGTTTCCTGAACCACAGTCAGCGGGAGCTCTATAGAGATGTGATGTTAGAGAACTATGGACACCTCCTCCTCTTGG GTCTTGTGTCAAAACCAGACCTGGTCAACTTCTTGGAGCAAAAGAAGGAGGCTTGGGATGTGAATGGAAAGGGGACGGTAGCCACAC ATCTTTCAgctgtatcttcacatggcacCCTGAGCTTCCTGCCAAAGTCTTGCATAGAAGCTTCTTTTCAAAACAAGTCAATGGGGAGATGCAAACACAGCACCCTTGAGAATTTACACTTAATGATAGACTGGGACAATGATGGTGAAAGTGAAGGGCATCAAGGATATCATGAAGGACATATCCAAACTGAGACAAGTGCCCATAATAAGAATCTCAGTGCCCAAAATGGTGAAGAATATAAAGCATTTTGGAAAAACCTTTTTAAGTCCAGCACTTCAGCAGCGCCATGTGTTTCTGTAAGCAAAAACTCAAATCAAGTATtgaaacatacatatttatggaatgaaaATTTGGAAGATGTGGAAACTTACCTAGTGAAtgctgaaaataattatttgaactattttgaaaatagaattatattgACCTTTCAGTCCAATATTTCTGAAAGTCAGAGAtttcaagatgaagaaaaaagtgCTAAGTGGCATAAATTTGGGAGGTCCTTTACCGAGCAGATGACCCCACAAACTTACCAGAGCACTTATAATGAAGACACAATTGTTCAATGCAGTCAATATGAGAAAAAATTTAACCATACCTCAAATGTTAACAAACATCTGAGGAGTCATTTTCCAGAGAAGCATTTTGAATATAATAAATGTGGGGAAGATTTTTATCAAAGCTCAAAACTTATTATACATAATAAGAATAAGTATATGAGAGAGAATCCtcataaatataatgaatatgaGAAAGCTCTTCACCAGTTCTCCAATGTTGGTGATCATCAGAGGACTCatgtggggaaaaacacatacaGATGTCATAAACCTGGGAACATGTTTAGTCAGTCATCAAGACTAACTATACATAAGACAATTGAAACTGGAGAGAATAGGTACATTTGTAAGGAATGTGGCAAAACCTTTGACTCACACTCAAAACCAACTCAACATCAGCAAATACTTACTGgggagaaaccttacaaatgtgaAGAATGTGGTAAAGCCTTTAAGGACGGCTCATCACTAAATGGACATAGGCgaatccatactggagagaaacattacaaatgtaaagaatgtggcaaggcctttaccCATCGCTCAAGCCTTACtcaacatcacagaattcatactggagagaaaccatatAGATGTAAAGAATGTGGTAAGGCCTTTAACCAGTACTCAAAAGTTATtcaacatcacagaattcatactggagaaaaaccttacaaatgtaaaaaatgtggcaaggcctttaacCTGCATTCAAACCTTACtcaacatcacagaattcatactggagagaaaccttaccaatgtaaagaatgtggcaaggcctttaacCAGCACTCACACCTTACtcaacatcacagaattcatactggagagaaaccttacaaatgtataGAATGTGGCAAGGCTTTTAAGAGGCACTCAAATCTTATTCAACATCACAgaatccatactggagagaaaccttacaaatgtaaagaatgtggcaaagTCTTTAATGGTTATTCACAACTTACTATACATCACAgaatccatactggagagaaaccttatgacTGTAAaaaatgtggcaaggcctttaaaCACCAATCAAACCTTACTCAACATCACAgaatccatactggagagaaaccctacgactgtaaagaatgtggcaaggctTTTAACCAGCACTCAAACCTTATTCGACATCAAAGAATTCACATTATATAG